One Rhodopirellula bahusiensis genomic region harbors:
- a CDS encoding DUF6580 family putative transport protein: MNPNSNLQRLAIVLAMIGVAVASRLLPHPPNFTPLAAMCLFAGAVTVSPRIMAAAVIIAMLVSDAVLGFHSLMPVVYGCLLANVFIGRKLLGANANAFKIVAGSLIGSVLFFLVTNLGVWFVAYPSTLTGLTACFTAAIPFFQYTLAGDLLYTGLFFGVYALAANSVGAVRGKLQLATVPARVGE, from the coding sequence GTGAATCCAAATAGCAACCTGCAACGTCTTGCAATCGTCTTGGCCATGATCGGCGTCGCCGTCGCATCTCGCCTGCTTCCGCACCCACCCAACTTCACCCCTTTGGCAGCAATGTGCTTGTTCGCCGGTGCAGTGACAGTCTCGCCACGAATCATGGCCGCGGCTGTGATCATCGCGATGCTGGTCAGCGATGCGGTGCTCGGATTCCACTCGCTGATGCCCGTTGTCTACGGTTGCCTCTTGGCGAACGTTTTCATCGGTCGCAAGTTGTTGGGTGCCAATGCCAACGCGTTCAAGATCGTCGCTGGTTCGCTGATTGGTAGCGTTCTGTTTTTCCTGGTCACCAACTTGGGCGTTTGGTTCGTCGCCTACCCGTCAACTTTGACCGGACTGACGGCATGCTTCACCGCTGCCATCCCATTCTTCCAGTACACCCTGGCCGGCGATTTGCTTTACACCGGATTGTTCTTCGGCGTCTACGCTTTGGCAGCAAACAGCGTTGGAGCAGTGCGAGGAAAACTTCAACTAGCTACTGTTCCTGCACGAGTTGGCGAATAG
- a CDS encoding NAD-dependent epimerase/dehydratase family protein — MLVAVTGATGFVGQHVVSNLLQNGHFIRGWTRRNDPPELEGVVWVRGDLDDQDSIERLVTGCDAVVHTALAREGDSFMDVPEHPLEYIRTNLMGSIALLEMACTHSVDRFVFVSSGAVHQNVVDRIPLDEQHPLRPGSLYGACKASMETMIHAYGSSGRINAATLRPVSIYGVETPVQSSKWYELIQSVAHGESVRADGGGKVVHVADVAAAISTLLMTRDAIAGETYNCCDRFFSEHDVAKRVMAITNVEAKLTGDAKSPGRDMSSAKLESLGFQFGGVSRLDETIRQLVQEQ, encoded by the coding sequence ATGCTCGTCGCAGTCACCGGCGCGACCGGTTTTGTCGGTCAACACGTTGTTTCCAATCTGTTGCAGAACGGCCATTTCATTCGAGGATGGACTCGGCGCAACGATCCCCCTGAACTGGAGGGCGTGGTTTGGGTCCGTGGCGACCTGGATGATCAGGACTCAATTGAGCGGTTGGTAACGGGCTGTGATGCCGTGGTTCACACTGCGTTAGCTCGCGAAGGCGACAGCTTCATGGATGTCCCCGAGCATCCTCTCGAATACATCCGGACCAATTTGATGGGTTCGATCGCGCTGCTGGAAATGGCGTGCACCCACTCCGTGGATCGTTTTGTTTTTGTCTCGTCGGGAGCGGTTCATCAGAACGTCGTCGACCGTATTCCGTTGGATGAACAGCATCCGCTACGTCCTGGCTCGCTGTACGGGGCCTGCAAAGCGTCGATGGAAACCATGATCCACGCCTACGGCAGTTCCGGTCGAATCAACGCGGCGACGTTACGACCCGTCTCGATCTACGGAGTCGAGACCCCAGTTCAGAGCTCCAAATGGTACGAGCTGATTCAGTCGGTGGCTCATGGCGAATCCGTCCGAGCCGACGGCGGCGGAAAAGTTGTGCATGTTGCGGATGTTGCCGCCGCGATTTCGACTTTGCTCATGACGAGAGACGCGATCGCGGGAGAGACCTACAACTGCTGCGATCGTTTTTTCTCGGAGCACGATGTCGCGAAGCGAGTCATGGCGATCACCAATGTCGAAGCGAAGCTAACCGGCGATGCCAAGTCACCTGGTCGTGACATGTCATCAGCCAAACTGGAATCGCTTGGTTTCCAGTTCGGCGGAGTTTCCAGACTGGACGAGACTATTCGCCAACTCGTGCAGGAACAGTAG
- a CDS encoding histidine phosphatase family protein — MQLLLIRHAESENNAKPVHNRVCDPSITARGRLQADCLGKWISGLAIDQLITSPFLRTLETTRSILQHAHTAPRRYPISVWHDVFENGGCYHGHHEKNFTGADGLGKTAIHTFFRDIAAQFPDHEPPPVKLDSEIEESGWWSGRDRESPEEMSERSRGVVERFERTFTQQPGDEMLGTRDGPVVVLVAHADFLREMLFHMLFGRVAMDSIGPIPNTSVTSLQWSTMGWKLTSLNSVTHLPPRLVTGHQAMLS, encoded by the coding sequence ATGCAGTTGCTTCTGATTCGCCACGCGGAAAGCGAGAACAACGCAAAACCGGTTCACAACCGGGTCTGCGATCCGAGCATCACGGCGCGGGGTCGACTGCAAGCTGACTGCCTGGGCAAGTGGATTTCTGGTCTGGCGATTGATCAATTGATCACCAGCCCGTTCCTTCGCACGCTCGAAACCACTCGATCGATTCTTCAACACGCACACACCGCACCTCGACGTTACCCGATCTCGGTGTGGCATGACGTTTTTGAGAATGGTGGCTGTTACCACGGCCACCATGAAAAGAACTTCACTGGTGCTGATGGGCTGGGCAAAACCGCGATCCACACTTTCTTTCGAGACATCGCCGCTCAGTTCCCCGATCACGAACCGCCTCCGGTGAAACTGGATTCTGAAATCGAGGAGTCCGGGTGGTGGAGCGGCAGAGATCGCGAGTCACCCGAAGAAATGAGCGAGCGTTCTCGAGGTGTGGTCGAACGGTTTGAAAGAACGTTCACCCAACAGCCCGGTGATGAGATGCTCGGCACCCGCGATGGTCCTGTTGTCGTCCTGGTCGCTCACGCTGATTTCCTGCGAGAAATGCTTTTTCATATGTTGTTCGGGCGAGTGGCGATGGACTCGATCGGCCCGATCCCAAATACGTCAGTCACGTCCCTACAATGGTCAACGATGGGCTGGAAGTTGACGTCCCTCAACAGTGTCACGCATCTGCCTCCGAGACTCGTCACGGGTCATCAAGCGATGCTTTCTTAA
- a CDS encoding MraY family glycosyltransferase, translating to MTPFILVTLTAAFIAMLVLVPVVRAFAIRVGLVDNPDAERKLHDRPIALAGGLAVFIATGIAFLVGVAYESGWAEFSKMTELSSRWYILLGASSAILIVGLIDDKWALRGRQKLLAQCVIAMVVVGSGTVMRSVSLLGFEIPLGIFAIPVSVLWLLLAINALNLLDGADGMATTVGAFVCGGLALLSASSGHSASTVIAATALCGALLGFLVFNRPPATIFLGDAGSMMIGLMVGVLAMWCSLKESAVVVAAPVAILVLPLFDSSAAIIRRWMTGRSMYATDRGHLHHLLNEKFGPNGMLLVVAGLCTFSSTVAVLSVRFNQDWLILVGAVAVLGFLVLTRTFGHSECRLLLGRLYHFAHSFAVRPKDCESSKHLRSVQIQGEGCWEPVWEPLVEFAKRHDLAKVQIDANMAWLHEGYHATWQSVRLPEKSVQSVVRIPLFATRPGEVEAVPIGKVEVIANSSHESLAQLSYFLEHAEELQEQVSYLVGNLGKKNAAARQKAANATKSLESGDQVVGSEEVEAAASR from the coding sequence ATGACACCATTCATCCTCGTCACTCTCACCGCTGCTTTCATTGCGATGCTGGTATTGGTGCCGGTGGTGCGTGCATTCGCAATTCGAGTTGGGTTGGTGGACAATCCGGACGCTGAACGCAAGCTGCACGACAGGCCCATCGCTCTGGCAGGCGGGCTGGCCGTTTTCATCGCAACTGGAATCGCGTTCCTCGTTGGCGTCGCCTACGAAAGTGGGTGGGCGGAATTCAGCAAGATGACAGAGTTGTCGTCACGCTGGTATATCTTGCTGGGTGCTTCGTCGGCGATATTGATCGTCGGCCTGATTGACGATAAGTGGGCACTCCGAGGAAGACAGAAGCTACTTGCTCAATGTGTCATTGCGATGGTTGTTGTTGGAAGTGGTACCGTTATGCGGTCGGTTTCGCTGCTCGGATTCGAAATTCCTCTCGGGATTTTCGCGATTCCCGTGAGTGTTCTTTGGTTGCTTCTCGCAATCAACGCTCTGAACTTGCTGGATGGAGCCGATGGGATGGCGACCACCGTCGGGGCATTCGTTTGCGGTGGGTTGGCATTGCTCAGTGCATCCAGTGGACATTCGGCTTCTACGGTTATCGCTGCCACTGCTCTGTGTGGTGCATTGCTTGGCTTCTTGGTTTTCAACCGTCCACCCGCCACCATCTTTTTGGGGGACGCGGGAAGCATGATGATTGGTTTGATGGTCGGCGTTTTAGCGATGTGGTGTTCTTTGAAAGAATCCGCAGTTGTTGTGGCCGCTCCTGTGGCGATTTTGGTTCTACCTCTGTTTGACTCGTCCGCTGCAATCATTCGTCGATGGATGACTGGCCGCAGTATGTATGCGACGGACCGAGGTCACTTGCACCATTTGCTGAACGAAAAGTTCGGACCAAATGGGATGCTGTTGGTCGTCGCGGGGCTTTGCACATTCAGCTCAACCGTTGCGGTTCTATCGGTTCGCTTCAACCAAGACTGGTTGATCCTTGTGGGAGCTGTCGCCGTTTTGGGGTTCCTGGTTCTGACGCGAACTTTTGGGCATTCCGAATGCCGCCTTCTTCTTGGGAGGTTGTATCACTTCGCTCACTCATTCGCGGTTCGCCCAAAGGACTGCGAGTCATCGAAGCATTTGAGAAGCGTTCAAATTCAAGGCGAAGGTTGCTGGGAGCCTGTTTGGGAACCCTTGGTCGAATTCGCGAAGCGACATGATCTTGCAAAAGTCCAAATCGACGCGAATATGGCTTGGCTGCACGAAGGCTATCACGCGACTTGGCAAAGTGTCCGTCTGCCTGAGAAGTCGGTCCAAAGTGTCGTCCGAATTCCGTTGTTCGCAACACGGCCTGGCGAAGTCGAGGCAGTACCGATAGGCAAAGTCGAAGTCATTGCTAATTCGTCTCACGAGTCATTGGCTCAGCTGAGCTATTTCCTGGAGCACGCTGAAGAGCTGCAGGAACAAGTGAGTTACTTGGTTGGTAACCTTGGAAAGAAGAACGCAGCTGCACGCCAGAAAGCGGCGAACGCTACAAAGTCACTGGAAAGCGGCGATCAGGTTGTCGGAAGCGAAGAAGTCGAAGCGGCTGCGAGCCGATAG
- a CDS encoding DUF1289 domain-containing protein yields the protein MTRPIDTPQSPCIGVCQVNQQQLCVGCFRTLGEIGRWSIASPAEKRSILGLVRQRRAAQAPPVQTVPSEPES from the coding sequence ATGACCCGGCCGATTGATACGCCGCAATCACCCTGCATCGGGGTTTGCCAAGTGAATCAACAACAATTGTGCGTCGGATGTTTCCGAACTTTGGGCGAGATCGGCCGATGGTCGATTGCATCTCCCGCAGAAAAACGTTCCATTCTTGGGTTGGTACGCCAGCGGCGGGCCGCCCAAGCTCCCCCAGTTCAAACAGTGCCTAGCGAACCCGAATCGTGA
- a CDS encoding ABC transporter permease subunit/CPBP intramembrane protease, producing the protein MKLSWSRLGRLTQKELRETLRDRRTMLTLVMMPLLVYPLLSMALNRFLLSSGMPAEQAFMVGVSSPAERDFLQTLIDDPRSAPPEPILKVNGGQLARFEVVVPEEISPEEALSRNLLDIAVQFQQGPSSIQSVEIVSYNNDQGSSTAQRILTERLQWLQLSETMRIAQQIDPNYKPIDLRIRSIGEKASGSILGTVIPLVLVLMTITGAVYPAIDLTAGERERGTMEALMASPVPRWWVLLAKYLAVVFVAFLTAMANLLAMFVTIKVTGLASMLAGDSSIGLLQITQILGLLLLFSCFFSALLLSLTSFAKSFKEAQAYLIPVMLLSLGPAMLSLMPGVNLEGPLAVAPLLNIVLLARDILSGTATAAGAVVAVTSTLFYAAATLGIAAKLFGSDAVERTSQKSFGSLFQRPNAITNHPSMSQAGLVIALLLPASFLISNGLMQWLRMVSGTISVSSQLLLNALSLILVFGLTPLFATIIGKHRFLTTYRFSTPPLASLLGAVVLAGGAWAFAHEALALADQFGIALLSDDQIERTRSLLDKWKTVPPWILLLTMAATPAIIEELCFRGYLFSAFSNVLRPWQTVCITAVLFGLFHVFVGSTLLVERFLPTTLLGLLLGWVAFRTGSVWPGVVLHFFHNGMLELAARYHEQLDFLGLSDAEGSKHLPPTWLAAAAILVIVGISIIAWSTRGNAIEEPA; encoded by the coding sequence GTGAAACTTTCATGGTCCCGGCTAGGCCGACTCACTCAAAAAGAACTTCGGGAAACGCTGCGAGACAGACGGACAATGCTGACTTTGGTCATGATGCCATTGTTGGTGTATCCGTTGCTTAGCATGGCGTTGAACCGCTTCCTGCTTTCATCGGGAATGCCAGCCGAACAAGCGTTCATGGTCGGTGTCTCATCGCCCGCGGAACGTGATTTCTTGCAGACGTTGATCGACGACCCTCGCAGTGCTCCTCCGGAGCCAATCCTCAAAGTCAACGGTGGTCAACTAGCTCGTTTCGAAGTGGTCGTCCCCGAAGAAATTTCGCCCGAAGAGGCATTGTCACGCAACTTGCTCGATATCGCGGTTCAGTTCCAGCAAGGTCCGAGTTCAATTCAATCGGTTGAGATCGTCTCGTACAACAATGACCAAGGAAGCAGCACGGCTCAACGCATTTTGACCGAACGCCTGCAGTGGTTGCAGCTTTCAGAGACCATGCGAATCGCTCAGCAAATTGATCCCAACTACAAACCAATCGATCTGCGAATTCGATCGATTGGTGAGAAAGCTTCGGGATCCATTCTCGGAACCGTGATCCCGCTCGTTTTGGTTCTGATGACCATCACTGGAGCAGTTTATCCAGCGATCGACCTGACCGCTGGCGAACGAGAACGCGGCACGATGGAGGCGTTGATGGCATCGCCCGTGCCACGTTGGTGGGTACTGCTCGCGAAGTACTTGGCCGTCGTCTTTGTTGCGTTCCTCACTGCGATGGCGAACTTGCTAGCCATGTTCGTAACGATAAAGGTCACGGGATTGGCCAGCATGCTGGCTGGAGACTCCTCGATCGGACTGCTACAGATCACGCAGATCCTTGGCCTGCTGCTGCTGTTCAGCTGCTTCTTCTCGGCGTTGCTGCTTTCACTAACCAGCTTTGCAAAGTCCTTCAAAGAGGCTCAGGCATATTTGATCCCAGTGATGCTGCTGTCTCTCGGCCCAGCGATGCTTTCGCTGATGCCCGGTGTGAACTTGGAAGGGCCACTGGCTGTCGCGCCGTTGTTGAATATTGTCTTGCTAGCTCGGGATATCCTGTCGGGTACGGCGACAGCGGCAGGTGCAGTCGTCGCAGTTACTAGCACACTGTTCTACGCAGCAGCTACCTTGGGAATTGCGGCGAAACTATTCGGTAGTGACGCGGTAGAGAGAACGAGCCAGAAGTCATTTGGATCACTTTTCCAGCGTCCCAATGCAATCACAAATCATCCCAGCATGAGCCAAGCTGGCCTGGTCATCGCCTTGCTTTTGCCTGCGTCATTCCTGATTTCGAATGGTCTGATGCAGTGGTTGCGAATGGTATCCGGTACGATCTCGGTCAGTTCCCAGTTGCTGCTCAACGCATTGAGCTTGATCTTAGTTTTCGGTTTGACCCCACTCTTCGCAACCATCATCGGTAAGCATCGATTCCTGACCACGTATCGCTTTTCCACACCACCGCTTGCGTCTCTCTTGGGTGCGGTGGTGCTTGCGGGCGGAGCCTGGGCATTCGCTCATGAAGCTTTGGCACTGGCCGACCAATTTGGAATCGCTTTGCTATCGGACGATCAAATCGAACGCACAAGGTCCTTGCTGGACAAGTGGAAGACGGTCCCGCCATGGATCCTCTTACTGACAATGGCAGCTACACCGGCGATCATCGAAGAACTCTGTTTTCGCGGTTACTTGTTTTCCGCTTTTTCGAATGTCCTCCGCCCTTGGCAAACAGTCTGCATCACTGCGGTCTTATTTGGGCTTTTCCATGTGTTCGTCGGAAGCACGTTGCTGGTCGAGCGTTTCCTTCCCACCACGCTACTCGGGTTGCTGCTGGGGTGGGTCGCCTTCAGAACAGGAAGCGTGTGGCCGGGCGTCGTACTGCATTTCTTCCACAACGGAATGCTGGAACTGGCCGCTCGCTACCATGAACAGCTGGACTTCCTCGGGCTCAGCGATGCAGAGGGCTCCAAACACCTGCCGCCAACCTGGCTCGCCGCTGCCGCGATCTTAGTCATCGTTGGCATTTCTATCATCGCCTGGTCGACACGAGGCAACGCCATCGAAGAGCCGGCCTGA
- the typA gene encoding translational GTPase TypA, with translation MSSTASPSQDTGIDTSNNTAVRDEIRNVVIIAHVDHGKTTLVDCLLRQSGQYRDAELKGERILDSNDIEKERGITILSKNIAVHYRGVKINLIDTPGHADFGGEVERVVRMADGALVLVDAAEGPMPQTRFVLEKALQAGVKPIVVVNKVDRPDGRPPEALDEALELLADLGGEEQLDSAAYVFASAKEGYATDDPAKPTEDMRPLLDLLVDHLPGPTVDTKSDFQMMVTTLDWSEYVGRIAVGRVNAGTIQTGQAVDVHTIDSSGNPIVRKIKASGLYVFDKLGRVPAESAGAGDLIALEGLDDVEIGDTITAPETGKALPRLKVDEPTLEMVFSVNSSPLAGREGKYVTTRQIKARLEKELERNVALRVSMIEGTEAYAVAGRGVLHLAVLIETMRREGYELSVGKPRVVFKEIDGKKHEPFETLRVEVPTEVMGPVMELVGLRRGQLEEMKQRGDYSLLRFIVPSRGLIGLRTRLLNATRGTAIIHHRFESYRVVEGDVPRRANGVLISMVGGKTMPFALFALQDRAELFVPPSTEVYEGMIVGENARENDMTVNPCREKKLTNMRASGSDENVILKPPRDMSLEAALEYIEDDELVEVTPESIRLRKILLKESDRRRQGRNG, from the coding sequence TTGTCTTCCACCGCATCCCCTTCTCAAGACACCGGCATCGATACCTCGAACAACACCGCTGTTCGTGATGAGATCCGAAACGTCGTCATTATTGCTCACGTCGACCACGGGAAAACCACGCTGGTTGATTGTTTGCTTCGGCAAAGTGGCCAGTACCGCGACGCCGAGCTCAAAGGCGAACGGATCTTGGATTCGAACGACATCGAAAAAGAACGCGGAATCACCATTCTGTCGAAGAACATCGCGGTCCACTACCGCGGCGTGAAAATCAATTTGATCGACACCCCGGGTCACGCCGATTTCGGTGGCGAAGTCGAACGTGTTGTCCGGATGGCCGATGGTGCATTGGTGCTGGTCGATGCCGCGGAAGGCCCGATGCCGCAGACTCGATTTGTGCTGGAGAAAGCACTGCAAGCCGGTGTAAAGCCGATCGTTGTGGTGAACAAGGTCGACCGTCCTGATGGTCGTCCACCCGAAGCTCTCGACGAGGCACTCGAGCTACTTGCCGATCTGGGCGGAGAAGAACAACTCGACAGTGCCGCATACGTTTTTGCCAGTGCCAAAGAAGGCTACGCGACTGACGATCCAGCCAAACCCACCGAAGACATGCGTCCTCTGTTGGACTTGTTGGTTGACCATTTGCCCGGGCCGACCGTCGACACCAAATCCGACTTTCAGATGATGGTCACGACCTTGGATTGGAGCGAGTACGTTGGCCGGATCGCCGTCGGCCGCGTCAACGCGGGAACGATCCAGACTGGCCAAGCGGTGGACGTCCACACGATTGATTCCTCAGGAAATCCAATCGTTCGAAAGATCAAAGCATCGGGTCTTTACGTCTTCGATAAGCTAGGCCGAGTCCCCGCCGAATCCGCTGGAGCAGGCGACCTCATTGCACTCGAAGGTCTTGATGACGTCGAAATTGGTGACACGATCACCGCGCCGGAAACCGGCAAAGCTCTACCAAGACTGAAAGTCGATGAACCGACATTGGAAATGGTCTTCAGCGTCAACTCATCGCCTCTTGCAGGCCGTGAAGGCAAGTACGTGACGACGCGTCAGATCAAAGCTCGCTTGGAAAAGGAACTCGAACGAAACGTCGCACTTCGTGTTTCGATGATCGAAGGCACCGAAGCGTATGCGGTCGCCGGACGTGGTGTGCTTCACCTCGCTGTTTTGATTGAAACGATGCGTCGCGAAGGTTACGAACTGAGTGTCGGAAAACCTCGCGTGGTCTTCAAAGAAATTGATGGCAAAAAACACGAGCCTTTCGAAACTCTACGCGTGGAAGTCCCAACCGAAGTGATGGGGCCGGTCATGGAACTAGTCGGTCTGCGACGCGGACAACTGGAAGAAATGAAACAGCGTGGCGACTACAGCCTGCTTCGTTTCATCGTTCCCTCGCGTGGCCTGATCGGATTGCGAACCCGCTTGCTCAACGCCACTCGCGGAACCGCCATCATTCACCACCGATTTGAAAGCTATCGCGTCGTAGAAGGTGATGTGCCTCGACGTGCCAATGGCGTGTTGATCTCGATGGTCGGCGGCAAGACGATGCCATTCGCTTTGTTCGCCTTGCAAGATCGAGCCGAGCTGTTCGTTCCACCGAGCACAGAAGTTTACGAAGGCATGATCGTCGGCGAAAATGCTCGCGAAAATGACATGACTGTGAACCCCTGCCGTGAGAAGAAGCTTACGAACATGCGTGCCAGCGGCAGTGACGAAAACGTCATCCTGAAGCCACCACGCGATATGTCTCTCGAAGCCGCCCTCGAATACATCGAGGACGACGAATTGGTCGAGGTGACTCCCGAATCAATTCGCCTGCGTAAGATTCTTCTGAAGGAATCCGATCGTCGTCGCCAAGGACGCAACGGTTGA
- a CDS encoding ATP-binding cassette domain-containing protein: protein MLLIDSLTKRFSIESGTVHAVDGLSMRVSPGEVFGLLGPNGAGKTTTLRMVLGLLEPDEGYSEVAGIRTSEDPFAAKAKLGFVSASDGVYPWLSVREMLLYFADLYGVDPGKAAERLQELASVMQIESLLDRRAGSLSTGQRQRVTLVRGLIHDPPVMLLDEPTRGLDVVGVQTIFEYIEHLRSAGKAVVVCTHRLDEAERLCDQFGLLHRGRIRYRGTLNDLRGETGREHLVEMFVDLMQSTDPTLTEDHA from the coding sequence ATGCTTCTGATCGATTCGCTCACCAAACGATTCTCGATCGAAAGCGGAACGGTTCACGCCGTCGACGGGCTGTCGATGCGAGTGTCACCCGGTGAAGTCTTTGGACTGCTCGGCCCCAACGGAGCCGGGAAAACGACCACCCTAAGAATGGTGCTTGGGCTCCTGGAACCGGACGAAGGCTATTCGGAAGTGGCCGGTATCCGGACGTCAGAGGATCCTTTCGCCGCCAAAGCGAAACTGGGATTTGTCTCGGCCAGTGACGGTGTCTACCCGTGGCTCTCCGTTCGCGAGATGCTTTTGTACTTCGCAGATCTATACGGAGTTGATCCGGGAAAGGCAGCGGAGCGATTGCAGGAACTCGCCAGCGTGATGCAGATCGAGTCCCTACTCGATCGTCGCGCCGGTTCTCTCAGCACGGGCCAACGTCAACGCGTGACCTTGGTTCGTGGGTTGATCCACGATCCTCCCGTGATGTTGCTCGACGAACCTACTCGCGGACTGGATGTCGTCGGCGTTCAGACGATCTTCGAGTACATCGAACATTTGCGATCTGCGGGAAAAGCCGTGGTGGTTTGCACTCATCGCTTGGACGAAGCCGAACGACTGTGCGACCAATTCGGTCTGCTCCATCGCGGTCGCATCCGATATCGCGGGACGCTGAACGATCTTCGCGGAGAAACCGGACGAGAGCACCTCGTTGAGATGTTCGTTGACTTGATGCAATCCACTGACCCGACGTTGACCGAGGACCACGCGTGA